Within Pseudomonadota bacterium, the genomic segment GTCGTGGTTGGACGAATGAATTCCTTACGACATAGCGGCATCGGCATGACGTCCGCGCGTACCCGTGAGAGACTGGTTAAGCGACTGGTGAGCCAAGGGGTTCAGAGTCCGGCGGTGCTGGATCGAATCCGCAACGTGCCTCGCCATTTGTTCGTCGACGAAGCGCTCGCGACACGCGCTTATGAAGACACGGCGCTGCCGATAGGGCATGGCCAGACCATTTCGC encodes:
- the pcm gene encoding protein-L-isoaspartate O-methyltransferase (catalyzes the methyl esterification of L-isoaspartyl residues that are formed in damaged proteins), with translation MNSLRHSGIGMTSARTRERLVKRLVSQGVQSPAVLDRIRNVPRHLFVDEALATRAYEDTALPIGHGQTIS